GTCGGTAAAACGACTGCGCCTCCTCATCCTTGGCGTGAACCGCAAGGGCTCGAAGGCCCGCGATATCAGCGGCCGCCAGCGTGCGGGTCATCGCGTCCTTGAGCAGACCGGAGCCGATCCCTTTGCCCGCCCAGGTCGCCGATACGGCCAGCCTGGCCAGCACCATCAGGGGTATGGGATGACGCGCGAGGCCCTTACGCAAACGCTCCGGCGCGTCCTCGAAGCTGACGTCGCCGAACACCAGCGTATAATATCCAATGATCTCCTCGCTCGAAAAAGCGATGTAGGTTTGCGAGCTACCAGAAAGCTGCGCCTGATATGCAAACCGGATCAGAAATCTATTCAGAGGCTCTTTGCCGCAATCGAAAGCATCGACCTTATGATCGCGGCGCAACTTCTCAATCAGAAACGCCATGAAGCTATCGAGTCTGCTCTGCCTCGAATACGCTCGGCGTCTCAAACAGGCGCTTCACGCGCGGGATCGGTCGCGATGGAGCGTCCA
This genomic stretch from Sphingomonas panacis harbors:
- a CDS encoding GNAT family N-acetyltransferase, giving the protein MAFLIEKLRRDHKVDAFDCGKEPLNRFLIRFAYQAQLSGSSQTYIAFSSEEIIGYYTLVFGDVSFEDAPERLRKGLARHPIPLMVLARLAVSATWAGKGIGSGLLKDAMTRTLAAADIAGLRALAVHAKDEEAQSFYRHFDFIESPSDPMHFFLLLKDLRSVVSTAP